A single Epinephelus fuscoguttatus linkage group LG13, E.fuscoguttatus.final_Chr_v1 DNA region contains:
- the abhd13 gene encoding protein ABHD13 has product MEKPWRLWGAMERCTLTLASWSWGACRVSLLALILTFHLYGGFFLLALILASVAGILYKFQDVLLYFPDQPSSSRLYVPMPTGIPHENVYIRTKDGVKLNLILLRYTGGDTPPGVTPGNQSSPTSSAPPTILYFHGNAGNIGHRVPNALLMLVNLKANVVLVDYRGYGKSEGEPSEDGLYLDAEATLDYVMTRPDLDKTKVVLFGRSLGGAVAVRLASVNPHRVAAIIVENTFLSIPHMAATLFSFMPMRLLPLWCYRNQFLSYRQVALCRMPSLFVSGLSDQLIPPVMMKQLYELSPARTKRLAIFPEGTHNDTWQCQGYFAALEQFMKDLLKSHAHEESAQPSASVTII; this is encoded by the coding sequence ATGGAAAAGCCCTGGAGGCTGTGGGGGGCAATGGAGCGTTGTACCCTGACTCTGGCCTCCTGGTCCTGGGGTGCTTGTCGAGTCTCCCTCTTGGCCCTCATCCTCACCTTCCACCTGTACGGAGGATTCTTTCTCTTAGCTCTTATCCTAGCCTCTGTGGCAGGCATCCTCTACAAATTTCAGGATGTGCTTCTCTACTTCCCTGACCAGCCCTCCTCCTCCCGCCTTTATGTTCCAATGCCAACAGGAATCCCACATGAGAATGTGTACATTCGCACCAAGGACGGTGTTAAGCTAAACCTCATCCTGCTTCGCTACACAGGAGGGGACACGCCTCCTGGAGTCACCCCTGGCAATCAAAGCAGCCCCACTTCCTCTGCTCCACCTACTATCCTTTATTTCCATGGTAATGCAGGTAATATTGGTCACAGGGTGCCAAACGCCCTGCTTATGCTTGTCAATCTGAAAGCCAACGTAGTGCTGGTGGACTACCGCGGCTACGGAAAGAGTGAGGGTGAGCCCAGTGAGGATGGGCTGTACCTGGATGCCGAGGCCACACTGGACTATGTCATGACCCGTCCTGATCTGGACAAGACGAAGGTGGTGCTGTTTGGACGCTCACTCGGGGGTGCTGTGGCTGTGCGCTTGGCGTCAGTTAATCCTCACCGTGTGGCAGCCATTATTGTTGAAAACACCTTCCTCAGCATCCCCCACATGGCAGCCACACTCTTCTCCTTCATGCCCATgcgcctgctgcccctgtggtGCTACAGGAATCAGTTCCTGTCCTACCGACAGGTGGCGCTGTGCCGCATGCCCTCGCTGTTTGTGTCTGGTCTGTCGGACCAGCTCATCCCACCAGTCATGATGAAACAACTGTATGAGCTGTCTCCTGCACGGACTAAACGTCTGGCTATCTTTCCAGAGGGCACACACAACGACACGTGGCAGTGTCAGGGTTACTTCGCTGCTCTGGAGCAGTTCATGAAAGACCTACTGAAGAGCCACGCCCACGAGGAGAGTGCTCAGCCCTCAGCTAGTGTCACCATTATCTGA
- the tnfsf13b gene encoding tumor necrosis factor ligand superfamily member 13B isoform X1: MSPAMAALAGFESGTGPRTGERRLSWPVFLLTLVAVTSSSLSALSLYQLVALRAEVEGLKSEVYRRREEGQEAKHAGQTENMSRRSSQEPLHQPGTQDAFTLTRNRRLVSGSETLVSQPCLQLLANSSRKTFRKEYKSEPHTGIPWQAGLRRGSALEADGDCMLVREEGFYFVYGQVYYIDSTFAMGHVVIRRKRNVVGDEPQSVILFRCIQNMNPVHPYNTCFTGGIVKLEAGDHLELLIPRSTANVSLYGDATFLGAVKLA; encoded by the exons ATGAGCCCCGCGATGGCAGCTTTGGCAGGTTTTGAGTCTGGGACTGGACCAAGGACAGGTGAGAGGAGGCTATCCTGGCCAGTTTTCCTGCTGACGCTGGTTGctgtcacctcctcctctctttcagcTTTGTCCCTGTACCAACTGGTGGCTCTCAGAGCTGAGGTAGAGGGACTCAAATCAGAGGTGTATCGCAGGAGAGAAGAGGGACAGGAGGCTAAACATGCAGGACAG ACCGAGAACATGAGTAGGAGAAGCAGCCAAGAGCCTCTGCACCAACCTGGGACTCAAGATGCGTTCACCCTGACAAGGAATAGAAGGTTGGTCTCTGGATCAGAGACATTAG TTTCTCAGCCTTGCCTGCAGTTGTTGGCAAACAGTAGCAGGAAAACCTTCAGGAAAG AATATAAGTCGGAGCCACACACAGGTATCCCCTGGCAGGCTGGGCTGAGGAGAGGCTCGGCCCTGGAGGCAGACGGAGACTGCATGTTGGTCAGAGAGGAGGGCTTCTACTTTGTGTATGGCCAG GTCTACTACATAGACAGCACCTTTGCAATGGGTCACGTGGTGATTCGGAGGAAGAGGAATGTGGTGGGAGACGAGCCTCAGTCTGTGATCTTGTTCCGCTGCATCCAGAATATGAACCCTGTTCACCCGTACAACACCTGCTTCACAGGAG GTATCGTGAAGCTGGAGGCCGGCGACCACTTGGAGCTGCTGATCCCCCGTTCCACAGCCAACGTGTCCCTGTATGGAGACGCCACCTTCCTGGGTGCTGTCAAACTGGCTTAA
- the tnfsf13b gene encoding tumor necrosis factor ligand superfamily member 13B isoform X2: protein MSPAMAALAGFESGTGPRTALSLYQLVALRAEVEGLKSEVYRRREEGQEAKHAGQTENMSRRSSQEPLHQPGTQDAFTLTRNRRLVSGSETLVSQPCLQLLANSSRKTFRKEYKSEPHTGIPWQAGLRRGSALEADGDCMLVREEGFYFVYGQVYYIDSTFAMGHVVIRRKRNVVGDEPQSVILFRCIQNMNPVHPYNTCFTGGIVKLEAGDHLELLIPRSTANVSLYGDATFLGAVKLA, encoded by the exons ATGAGCCCCGCGATGGCAGCTTTGGCAGGTTTTGAGTCTGGGACTGGACCAAGGACAG cTTTGTCCCTGTACCAACTGGTGGCTCTCAGAGCTGAGGTAGAGGGACTCAAATCAGAGGTGTATCGCAGGAGAGAAGAGGGACAGGAGGCTAAACATGCAGGACAG ACCGAGAACATGAGTAGGAGAAGCAGCCAAGAGCCTCTGCACCAACCTGGGACTCAAGATGCGTTCACCCTGACAAGGAATAGAAGGTTGGTCTCTGGATCAGAGACATTAG TTTCTCAGCCTTGCCTGCAGTTGTTGGCAAACAGTAGCAGGAAAACCTTCAGGAAAG AATATAAGTCGGAGCCACACACAGGTATCCCCTGGCAGGCTGGGCTGAGGAGAGGCTCGGCCCTGGAGGCAGACGGAGACTGCATGTTGGTCAGAGAGGAGGGCTTCTACTTTGTGTATGGCCAG GTCTACTACATAGACAGCACCTTTGCAATGGGTCACGTGGTGATTCGGAGGAAGAGGAATGTGGTGGGAGACGAGCCTCAGTCTGTGATCTTGTTCCGCTGCATCCAGAATATGAACCCTGTTCACCCGTACAACACCTGCTTCACAGGAG GTATCGTGAAGCTGGAGGCCGGCGACCACTTGGAGCTGCTGATCCCCCGTTCCACAGCCAACGTGTCCCTGTATGGAGACGCCACCTTCCTGGGTGCTGTCAAACTGGCTTAA